The genomic segment GTAGATCTGTTGACCGCCGGCGACGTAGAGCACTTCGCCGGTGATGAAGCCGGCTGCCGGTGAGGCGAGGAAGACGACCGCGTACGCAACTTCCTCACGCGTCCCGAAGCGCGGGATGGGCAAGCCTTCGCACATCTTGTCGATCGCGGGATCGTACGTCTGCTTGAACGCTTCGGTTTGAATCGGACCGGGGGCGACGCAGTTGAGACGGATCTTCGGCCCCCATTCGATCGCGAGAGTTTTCGTCAGTTCGAGCACCCCGGCGCGTGCCGCCCCCGTGTGCGCGATGCCGGGAAAGCCGCGGCCGGTGACGGCGGTGATGTTGATGATGCTGCCGCCCTGCCCCGCCAGCATCTGTGCGCCGAACACTTGCGTCATGTTCCACGTGCCGGTCAGGTTGGTTTCGATCACCGCGCTCCAACCTTTCGGCGAGAAGTCGCGAGCGGCTTGTGCGAACTGACCGCCGGCATTGTTGATCAAGATATCGATTGCACCGAAACGCTGCTGCGCCTGCTCCGCGAGCGCCTCGACCGCGGCGCGTTCGCGGATGTTGACGACACAGGTCTCGACGCGGCGGCCCGTCGTTGCGCGAATCTCCGCCGCGGCGGCATCGAGGACCTCGATGCGACGCGCCGCTAGCATCAAGTCCGCACCGGCTTCGGCGAGCGTCTGCGCGATCACACGCCCAAGACCAGTCCCGCCGCCAGTCACCAACGCCACCTGCCCCTTGAGCAGATCGGGCACGAACACCCGCTTCGGGATCGGTGGAGTTTCAACTAAGCCCGCGCGCATTCCTCGCTTACCTCATCCGAACGGTTGGGACGAAGAAAAGAACTCAACGCAAAGTCGCGAAGGCGCAAAGACGCAAGGGGCTCTGAGACATGCACTCTCCTCACAGGAATCTCGCTTTGCGCCTTCGCGTCTTTGCGACTTTGCGTTGAAGCAGTTTCCCATCAGCGATCCGAGTATCCGTCCAGCTTGGCGATGATCTGCAGCATCACTTCATCCGCACCGCCGCCGATGCTGAGCAAGCGGGCGTCGCGCCAGTAGCGCGAGACCAGGAACTCATCCATGTATCCGTAGCCGCCGTGAAACTGCACGCACCAATCGGCGACCTTGCGCGCCAGGCGTCCGGCGACCAGCTTCGCCATCGAGGTCTCGCGCGTCGATTCTTCGCCGGCCACCATCATGCGCACGCAGTGATAGTTCAGCTGCCGCAGCATCTCGATCTCGGTCTGCAACTCGGCGAGCGTGAATTGCACATGCTGCTTCGCCGCCAGCGGCTTGCCAAAAATCTTGCGGTCCTTCGTGTACCGCAGCGTGCGTTCGAGCATCGCCTGCGCCGCCGCGGCGGCAGAGAGCGACGCCACCATGCGTTCCTTTTGGAACTGTTTCATTTGGTAGATGAAGCCCATGCCTTCATCACCGATGCGGTTGGCGACCGGCACGCGGCAGTCTTCGAACAGCAACTCCGCCGTGTCGGACGAGTGATTGCCGACCTTCTCCAACTTCTTGGCGACGCTGAAGCCGGGCGTGGTGGTTGGCACGACGATCAAGCTGAAGCCATGATGGCCGGCCGACGGATCGGTCTTCACCAGCGTGGTGATGTAGTCCGCCTGCGTGCCGTTGGTGATGAAGATCTTGCTGCCGTTGATGACGTAGAAGTCGCCATCGCGGCGCGCGCTGGTTTGGATCGCGAACACGTCCGACCCGGCGCACGGCTCGCTGACGCCGATCGCACCGACCGCTTCGCCTTTGATCGACGGCACCAGCCAACGCTGCTTGAGCTCTTCGCTTCCGAACTCATGCAGTGCGGGCGTACACATGTCCGTCTGCACCATGATGGCCATCGGGATGCCGTTGCACTGACACGAGTACCCCGTGGCTTCGCAGTACGCAGCCGTCCACCAGTAATCGAGCCCCGCCCCGCCATACTTCTCGTCGTAGTTGATGCCGAGCATGCCGAGCTCACCGCAGCGTTTGAAGATCCGATGCGCCGGAAAGATGCGCGCCTTCTCCCACTCATCGACGTGCGGGTTGACCTCGTTCTCGAAGAAATCCCGAATGGTTTTTTGAAACGCTCGCTGCTCCTGGCTGTAGTACTCCATGCGTCGCCTCTGCCTCTTGGCTGACACACTTCCGGCGAGGTGACAAGGCTGCGAAATGGAGACAGGCGCGCTGCCACG from the Deltaproteobacteria bacterium genome contains:
- a CDS encoding acyl-CoA dehydrogenase family protein; translation: MEYYSQEQRAFQKTIRDFFENEVNPHVDEWEKARIFPAHRIFKRCGELGMLGINYDEKYGGAGLDYWWTAAYCEATGYSCQCNGIPMAIMVQTDMCTPALHEFGSEELKQRWLVPSIKGEAVGAIGVSEPCAGSDVFAIQTSARRDGDFYVINGSKIFITNGTQADYITTLVKTDPSAGHHGFSLIVVPTTTPGFSVAKKLEKVGNHSSDTAELLFEDCRVPVANRIGDEGMGFIYQMKQFQKERMVASLSAAAAAQAMLERTLRYTKDRKIFGKPLAAKQHVQFTLAELQTEIEMLRQLNYHCVRMMVAGEESTRETSMAKLVAGRLARKVADWCVQFHGGYGYMDEFLVSRYWRDARLLSIGGGADEVMLQIIAKLDGYSDR
- a CDS encoding SDR family oxidoreductase; translation: MRAGLVETPPIPKRVFVPDLLKGQVALVTGGGTGLGRVIAQTLAEAGADLMLAARRIEVLDAAAAEIRATTGRRVETCVVNIRERAAVEALAEQAQQRFGAIDILINNAGGQFAQAARDFSPKGWSAVIETNLTGTWNMTQVFGAQMLAGQGGSIINITAVTGRGFPGIAHTGAARAGVLELTKTLAIEWGPKIRLNCVAPGPIQTEAFKQTYDPAIDKMCEGLPIPRFGTREEVAYAVVFLASPAAGFITGEVLYVAGGQQIYGRNQALFDEQFQV